GCCCATGCACCACTTGATGGACGAGGAGTACCTGAACAATCATGATGGTCTGATTCTTGGATTCGGAAAGGCCGCTTCCCTCGTGTTGTTCGGGTATTTCTCCATCAAGGTTATCGGCTTGGCCTACGACAACAACTGGCATTACCTGACCACTGGCTTCGGCGCGTGGTATCTGGTTGAAATGCTCGGTTTCGTGGCTCTGCCATCCTTCCTGTACGCCATCGGTGTCCGGGACAGGAATATCCCCGTTATCAAATGGGCCGCAGGACTGACTGTCCTCGGCATTATCGTCAACCGATTCAACATCTCCATGGTTGCCTTCAACTACCATCTGCCTTCCGCAGAGCGGTATTTCCCGAGCTGGGGCGAGATCACCATCTCCCTGTTCGTGGTGACCATCGGTGTACTTGCCTTTCGGTTTATCAGTACCCGGATGCCCATCTTCAATGAGCATCCCGAGTACAAGAACGAACACTAGTCCTTGGAGGGAACATCATGGAATTCTTTACATTACAGGATTATTACACCTTCACCAAGGGCACTGTGTATCTCATCATGGGCGGAATTCTGGTCGGGGTCACTCTCTACTGGCAGTTCCTCATGGGTGGAAACAAAAAGGACGACTAGGCACTACGGCCATCGTTTTCAATTTATCGATATGACAATCAAGGAGAAGCGGAAATGTACGATTTCCTGACAGGGCCGATGCTCTGGGTGACGTTTCTCGTCAGCTTTGGCGGCCTGATCGTTCGCGCCGTCATGTATGTCAAGGGCCTGAGCTGGCAGCTTGACAGAGTGGCCTACCGTCCCAACATGCGCTACGGGCTGCGAGGTGGATTCCGTTCCATTTTGGCCTTTATCATTCCGTTCAAGGCCAGACTGTGGCGGGTACGCCCCGGCTTTACCCTCATATTCTTTGCCTTTCACATCGGGCTGCTTGTCACCCCGATCTTTTTGGAAGCACACAACGTGATGTTGCGGGATGCGTTTGGATTCAGCCTGCCCACGTTGCCCACATTGGTGGCGGACATGTTGGCTTGGATCTGTTTGGCCGGTGGTCTGTTCCTGATTTTGCGTCGAATCGCGTTCCCCGAGGTTCGCATTCTGACGACCTTCTATGACTATCTGTTGCTGGTCATTACGGTCATGCCTTTCGTGACCGGACTGATCGCACGCTACGAGATGGGTGAGTACAACTTCTGGCTGATGGCTCATATCATCAGTGCGGAAATCTGGTTGCTCTGTCTGTCTTTCACCAAGCTCAGTCACGCAGTCCTGTTCTTCATGTCCCGTATGCAGTTGGGCATGGATTACGGCATCAAGCGTGGTGGCATGAAAGGCTCGGACATGTCCTGGTAATCGGGATTGAGACACAGCCAAAGAGAATGGAGAAGCACAATGCCTGAAGGAAAATTCTGCAACAAGAAGCCCATTACCACCGATGAACAGCTCAAGCTGACTCTCGGGGACAAGGGCGGAAAGCAATATTACGAGGAAATGAACCACCTGGAGGTGGATTCGGAGAAGCTGTGGGCGACCATACAGAAAACCTTGAAATCCAGGCTCAAGACCTGG
The sequence above is a segment of the Pseudodesulfovibrio sp. JC047 genome. Coding sequences within it:
- the hmcD gene encoding sulfate respiration complex protein HmcD; its protein translation is MEFFTLQDYYTFTKGTVYLIMGGILVGVTLYWQFLMGGNKKDD
- the hmcE gene encoding sulfate respiration complex protein HmcE encodes the protein MYDFLTGPMLWVTFLVSFGGLIVRAVMYVKGLSWQLDRVAYRPNMRYGLRGGFRSILAFIIPFKARLWRVRPGFTLIFFAFHIGLLVTPIFLEAHNVMLRDAFGFSLPTLPTLVADMLAWICLAGGLFLILRRIAFPEVRILTTFYDYLLLVITVMPFVTGLIARYEMGEYNFWLMAHIISAEIWLLCLSFTKLSHAVLFFMSRMQLGMDYGIKRGGMKGSDMSW